From one Sulfurovum sp. UBA12169 genomic stretch:
- a CDS encoding 50S ribosomal protein L13, whose amino-acid sequence MKLTSVLKPHEVQRDWVLIDAEGKTFGRILTEVATLLRGKHKPSFTPNVDCGDYVVIINAQKAKFTGVKLDDKEYFTYSGYFGSTKSKKLSDMLENHTEKLYKLAVRGMLPKTTLGRTMLKKLKVYAGSEHPHTAQINKGN is encoded by the coding sequence ATGAAATTGACATCTGTTCTTAAGCCTCATGAAGTACAAAGAGACTGGGTTTTGATCGATGCAGAAGGTAAAACTTTTGGTCGTATCTTAACTGAGGTAGCAACACTTCTTAGAGGCAAACATAAACCATCTTTTACTCCAAACGTAGATTGCGGTGACTATGTAGTCATTATAAATGCTCAAAAAGCGAAATTTACAGGGGTTAAATTGGATGATAAAGAGTATTTTACATACAGTGGATACTTCGGCTCTACTAAAAGCAAAAAGCTTTCGGATATGCTTGAAAATCATACCGAAAAACTTTACAAACTTGCTGTGAGAGGTATGCTTCCAAAAACAACACTCGGTAGAACAATGCTTAAAAAACTTAAAGTATATGCAGGGAGCGAACATCCTCATACTGCACAAATC
- a CDS encoding recombinase RecB, producing the protein MSFKPFLAYSASAGSGKTFALTVRYLSLLFMGESAGSILAATFTNKAASEMRQRVLNALRMLGEKEDDPLMDEVCRQTGLSKEALKAKQPDVLRRFLSSSSYIVTLDSFFASVLRSASLELGLDPGFVTKEKKNDKRESYFLEELRTEGLLSSLVQLAIEIEDKRFGKIFDLMEHFYRVDPLLPAYVYKRSDLWQIENKIDAFRKRLHAMVVKSGASKSAINNFLSQSAKELAVKTVFEKQSLLDHKNYKKYVEKNPSIEETFLELKLLLGSWMRAKESGVLDLLFEVYDYYKNATIMDAKQSNILNFDDLGYFTYRLLHESISKEFFYFKIDNKFNHILLDEFQDTSTLQFLLLKPIIDEISAGQGQNEFKSFFYVGDTKQSLYRFRGGVEELFDKVAQRYGVNVEQMDTNYRSSRYIVEQVNRWFDGFMERYVPQKSKKDANEGYVEVVESEEPIKEAVSQAKKLLALGIGVDDIAFLVSTNKDGLSLQDACEHEDIPTLLYTSSSLKTVPKIAALTAMLSYLFFGEKIEAQAFLERTGQSLETIDTSWFTPFMEPLTALDRLIREFGYFQNDKNILKLLEFAAHFSEIPAFLKEFESSSISVAAHSVHGAKIMTVHGSKGLEFEYVILLDRLTRPNNNKSPLIFHYSEQLTIDHILFRSKNREYFDNTYARIIKEQKTFSLKDRKNILYVALTRAVEALIVIRKPKESLFDEMGMVPLRLGKLKINAKQTPEDIHYAETKPVTISHYGTQEIKTEPQTEDTKDYEAILFGAALHYGLEMLEKFDAASLLSAMQAVRNRYGQALSRGQLEQIACRIRMLIEEESFQILLADATWTQEQSLCFGGEVKQIDLLLEYKTHCLVVDYKTSKKYQFKHQNQVEFYQKAIEKITQKRTEGVIVYLLEDKIELNYLNKS; encoded by the coding sequence ATGAGCTTTAAACCTTTTTTGGCTTATTCGGCAAGTGCAGGCAGCGGCAAGACATTTGCGCTCACTGTACGTTATCTTTCTTTACTGTTTATGGGGGAGTCTGCCGGCAGTATTTTGGCGGCAACGTTTACCAATAAAGCTGCTTCCGAGATGCGCCAAAGAGTACTTAATGCGCTGAGAATGCTTGGAGAAAAAGAAGATGATCCGTTAATGGATGAAGTCTGCAGGCAGACAGGATTAAGCAAAGAAGCTTTGAAGGCTAAACAGCCTGATGTCTTGAGACGATTTCTTTCAAGCAGCAGCTATATCGTTACATTGGATAGCTTTTTTGCATCGGTGCTGAGATCTGCATCACTCGAATTGGGACTTGATCCCGGATTTGTTACCAAAGAGAAGAAAAACGATAAGCGCGAGAGTTATTTTTTAGAAGAACTTCGCACGGAAGGCTTGCTTTCCTCTTTGGTTCAATTGGCAATCGAGATTGAAGATAAACGATTTGGAAAGATTTTTGATCTTATGGAGCATTTTTATCGTGTTGATCCCTTATTGCCGGCCTATGTTTATAAGCGCAGTGATCTTTGGCAGATCGAAAATAAAATCGATGCATTCAGAAAGCGTTTGCATGCAATGGTGGTCAAATCGGGCGCATCTAAAAGTGCGATTAACAATTTTTTGTCTCAATCTGCCAAGGAACTCGCAGTTAAAACGGTATTTGAAAAACAAAGCCTTTTAGATCATAAAAATTATAAAAAATATGTCGAAAAAAATCCCTCCATAGAAGAAACATTCTTGGAATTAAAATTACTGTTGGGAAGTTGGATGCGAGCAAAAGAGTCCGGTGTTTTAGACCTTCTTTTTGAAGTGTATGACTACTATAAAAATGCCACAATTATGGATGCGAAACAGTCCAATATATTAAACTTTGATGACTTGGGATATTTTACCTACAGACTGCTTCATGAAAGCATTTCAAAAGAGTTTTTTTACTTTAAAATAGACAACAAGTTCAATCATATTCTTTTGGATGAGTTTCAAGATACGTCTACCTTGCAATTTTTGCTTCTAAAGCCCATAATAGATGAGATTTCTGCCGGGCAAGGGCAAAATGAATTTAAAAGTTTTTTTTACGTGGGCGACACGAAACAATCACTTTACCGTTTTCGCGGAGGTGTGGAAGAGTTGTTTGATAAAGTTGCACAACGTTATGGTGTGAATGTAGAGCAGATGGATACGAATTATCGAAGCAGTAGATATATTGTAGAGCAGGTAAATCGTTGGTTTGACGGATTTATGGAGAGGTATGTTCCACAAAAAAGTAAAAAGGATGCCAATGAAGGATATGTGGAGGTTGTAGAGTCAGAAGAGCCCATCAAGGAAGCGGTTAGTCAGGCCAAGAAACTTTTAGCTTTGGGAATCGGGGTTGATGATATTGCTTTTTTGGTAAGCACTAATAAAGACGGCTTAAGTTTACAGGATGCCTGTGAGCATGAAGACATACCTACTTTACTTTATACTTCAAGCTCTCTTAAAACGGTTCCGAAAATTGCAGCATTGACAGCCATGCTTTCCTATCTTTTTTTTGGTGAGAAAATAGAAGCACAAGCATTTTTGGAGAGAACAGGTCAATCATTGGAGACAATAGACACAAGTTGGTTTACACCTTTTATGGAACCTTTGACAGCACTAGATAGACTCATAAGGGAGTTTGGATATTTTCAAAACGATAAAAACATATTGAAACTTTTGGAATTTGCAGCACATTTTTCAGAAATTCCTGCTTTTTTGAAAGAATTTGAGAGTTCTTCTATTTCGGTTGCAGCGCATTCCGTGCATGGAGCAAAAATTATGACAGTGCATGGATCAAAAGGATTGGAGTTTGAGTACGTTATACTTCTTGACAGGCTTACTCGCCCAAATAACAACAAGTCGCCATTGATTTTCCATTATAGTGAGCAGCTTACAATAGATCATATCCTGTTTCGCAGCAAAAACAGAGAATATTTTGACAACACTTATGCCAGAATTATAAAAGAACAAAAAACCTTTTCTCTTAAAGACCGTAAAAATATACTTTATGTTGCATTGACTCGCGCGGTTGAAGCGCTGATTGTTATACGAAAACCAAAAGAATCGCTATTTGATGAGATGGGAATGGTTCCTTTACGGTTGGGAAAACTTAAAATAAACGCCAAGCAAACACCGGAAGATATTCACTATGCAGAAACAAAACCGGTAACTATTTCACATTACGGAACACAAGAAATTAAGACAGAGCCACAAACGGAGGATACCAAGGATTATGAAGCTATACTTTTTGGAGCAGCACTGCACTACGGTCTGGAAATGTTGGAGAAATTTGATGCTGCATCTCTTCTGTCCGCAATGCAGGCGGTACGAAATCGATACGGTCAAGCCTTAAGTCGAGGGCAACTTGAACAGATAGCTTGTCGAATCCGAATGCTTATTGAAGAAGAATCTTTCCAAATATTATTGGCAGATGCAACATGGACACAAGAGCAGTCACTTTGTTTTGGGGGTGAAGTCAAACAGATAGATCTGTTGCTTGAGTATAAAACTCATTGCTTGGTGGTGGACTATAAAACCTCGAAAAAATATCAATTTAAACATCAAAACCAGGTTGAATTTTATCAAAAGGCGATAGAGAAAATTACACAAAAAAGGACAGAGGGGGTTATTGTTTATTTGCTGGAAGATAAAATCGAGCTAAATTACTTAAATAAATCTTAA
- a CDS encoding cytochrome C oxidase subunit III, whose translation MNIDLSDPINMITMLGAVAIAVLTFGVAAKYINQMKTDKAEGELAEENWDGIGEYKNELPSGWAYSFLGTLIWAMWYWTAGYPLNAFSQIGMWNEEVKAYNAKFEEAHKNADIETLQQMGESVFLVQCAPCHGETGDGLSGKAQDFGTRMSKEQILYTIENGADQLGYEMGAMPPVMAQGEDAEAIAEYIAGGMKGEKPAAFEACASCHGADGQGNNGMSPSLVAYDEAVVSHALQHGKKGQIGKMPSFKTMLTPVQEKALAVYIQSLSN comes from the coding sequence ATGAATATCGATTTAAGCGATCCGATCAACATGATTACAATGCTTGGTGCTGTCGCCATTGCTGTGCTTACTTTTGGAGTGGCAGCCAAATATATCAACCAGATGAAAACGGACAAAGCAGAAGGTGAACTTGCTGAAGAAAACTGGGACGGTATCGGTGAGTACAAAAATGAACTTCCAAGCGGTTGGGCGTACTCATTTCTGGGTACACTGATATGGGCTATGTGGTATTGGACGGCAGGATATCCGCTTAATGCTTTTAGCCAGATCGGTATGTGGAATGAAGAGGTGAAAGCATACAATGCAAAATTTGAAGAAGCACATAAAAATGCGGATATTGAAACCCTTCAACAAATGGGTGAATCCGTATTTTTGGTGCAATGTGCTCCATGTCATGGCGAGACAGGCGATGGACTTTCAGGTAAAGCGCAAGATTTTGGTACCAGAATGAGTAAAGAACAAATTCTCTATACGATTGAAAACGGCGCAGATCAATTGGGTTATGAAATGGGCGCAATGCCTCCTGTGATGGCCCAAGGAGAGGATGCAGAAGCAATTGCTGAGTATATTGCAGGAGGCATGAAAGGTGAAAAACCTGCCGCTTTTGAAGCATGTGCAAGTTGCCATGGTGCCGATGGTCAGGGAAACAACGGAATGTCTCCTAGTCTTGTAGCCTACGATGAAGCTGTTGTGTCGCATGCGCTTCAACACGGCAAAAAAGGTCAAATCGGTAAAATGCCGTCGTTTAAGACGATGTTGACACCGGTCCAAGAAAAAGCATTGGCTGTATACATTCAGTCTCTATCAAACTAA
- a CDS encoding cytochrome c oxidase, cbb3-type, CcoQ subunit: protein MDIRELQGYASFFMTIFLVVILYSYIVYLYKSEKKGEKDYEKYGNIALDDEIDSTPIEHNPKSQSEKKELNK from the coding sequence ATGGATATTAGAGAACTTCAGGGTTATGCCAGTTTCTTTATGACCATTTTTCTTGTGGTGATATTATATTCGTATATCGTATACTTATATAAAAGCGAAAAAAAGGGCGAAAAAGATTATGAAAAATATGGAAATATTGCGCTTGATGACGAGATTGACAGTACACCCATAGAGCATAATCCTAAAAGCCAGAGCGAAAAGAAGGAGCTAAATAAATGA
- the ccoO gene encoding cytochrome-c oxidase, cbb3-type subunit II: MFHWLEKNPFFFAVGVFVVIAFAGLIEILPNFAEASRPVVGLKPYTVLELAGKNIYKKDHCIACHSQLIRPFKAETDRYGQYSLSGEYAYDRPFLWGSKRTGPDLHRVGNYRTTDWHENHMWDPKSVVPQSIMPAYKHQFTNIADIETAYAEAVTVKNVFGTPYGDEFQPTKEAWEAYKPTVLAEAKAIADDMKNKDVKEAVANGQIPEIVAMIAYLNRLK, from the coding sequence ATGTTTCATTGGTTAGAAAAAAATCCATTCTTCTTTGCTGTAGGAGTATTTGTCGTTATTGCTTTTGCAGGTCTCATTGAGATTTTGCCAAACTTTGCCGAAGCATCCAGGCCGGTAGTGGGACTTAAACCCTACACAGTACTTGAGCTTGCAGGCAAAAATATTTATAAAAAAGATCATTGTATCGCATGTCACTCACAACTTATACGCCCGTTTAAGGCCGAGACTGATAGATATGGTCAGTATTCACTTTCCGGTGAGTATGCTTATGACAGACCTTTTCTTTGGGGTTCCAAAAGAACCGGTCCGGATCTTCACCGTGTAGGAAATTACAGAACGACAGATTGGCATGAAAATCATATGTGGGATCCGAAATCAGTGGTACCGCAATCTATTATGCCGGCATATAAGCATCAGTTTACAAACATTGCAGACATAGAAACAGCCTATGCCGAAGCAGTCACAGTTAAAAATGTTTTTGGAACACCGTACGGGGATGAATTTCAGCCTACAAAAGAAGCTTGGGAAGCATATAAACCAACGGTATTAGCAGAAGCAAAAGCCATTGCGGATGATATGAAAAACAAAGATGTGAAAGAGGCTGTAGCAAACGGACAAATTCCAGAAATTGTTGCAATGATTGCCTATCTTAATAGATTGAAATAG
- the ccoN gene encoding cytochrome-c oxidase, cbb3-type subunit I yields the protein MQSHAALEYDYSIAKLFTYTTILFGFLGMLIGTLIAAQLAFPELNYLMGEYGTFSRLRPLHTNVVIYGFTVSGVFATFYYSAQRVLKVSMAESKFLMFVGKLQFVLYFILALAMAASLFMGFSSSKEYAEMEWPLDILTVLVWVLWGVAMFGLIGIRREKSLYISLWYYIACFLGVAMLYLFNNMEVPTYFASGGLGNIMHSVSMYAGTNDALVQWWWGHNAVAFVFTVPIIAMIYYFLPKESGQAIYSYKLSLLSFWGLMFVYLWAGSHHLLWSTVPDWMQSMGSVFSVVLILPSWGSAINMLLTMKGEWNQLTENPLIKFMVLASTFYMLSTLEGPIQAIKSVNAIAHFTDWIPGHVHDGVLGWVAFMIMASLFHMAPRMYKREIYSKKLMEAQFWLQITAVVLYFTSMWIAGITQGMMWRAVDEYGNLMYSFIDTVAVLNPYYTIRALAGVLYLTGFLMFAYNMYKTMTISRKLEVEPQFKSPMA from the coding sequence ATGCAGTCACACGCAGCATTGGAATATGATTATTCGATAGCAAAGTTGTTTACCTATACAACAATTTTATTCGGATTTTTAGGTATGTTGATTGGTACACTTATTGCAGCACAATTAGCATTTCCGGAATTGAACTATTTGATGGGGGAGTATGGGACATTTTCAAGATTAAGGCCGCTTCATACTAACGTAGTAATTTATGGATTCACCGTCAGCGGTGTTTTTGCTACTTTTTACTATTCGGCGCAAAGGGTCTTAAAAGTTTCCATGGCAGAGTCTAAATTTTTGATGTTTGTCGGAAAATTACAGTTTGTACTTTATTTTATTTTAGCATTGGCCATGGCCGCTTCACTTTTTATGGGGTTTAGCTCATCAAAAGAGTATGCGGAGATGGAATGGCCTCTTGATATTCTTACTGTATTGGTATGGGTGCTTTGGGGTGTAGCAATGTTTGGTCTTATTGGGATTAGAAGAGAAAAATCTCTCTATATTTCACTTTGGTATTACATAGCGTGCTTCTTGGGCGTTGCCATGCTTTATCTTTTTAACAACATGGAGGTGCCTACTTATTTTGCATCCGGCGGTTTGGGTAATATCATGCATTCAGTCTCTATGTATGCAGGAACAAACGATGCATTGGTTCAATGGTGGTGGGGACATAATGCTGTAGCGTTTGTTTTTACGGTGCCAATCATTGCCATGATTTATTATTTTCTTCCAAAAGAATCGGGACAGGCGATTTATTCTTATAAATTGTCTTTGCTTTCTTTTTGGGGATTGATGTTTGTTTATCTGTGGGCCGGTTCTCATCATCTTCTTTGGTCGACAGTTCCGGATTGGATGCAGTCTATGGGGTCTGTTTTTTCTGTCGTACTGATTTTGCCTTCATGGGGAAGTGCGATCAATATGCTTCTTACAATGAAAGGCGAGTGGAATCAGCTTACTGAAAATCCATTGATTAAATTTATGGTTTTAGCATCAACATTCTATATGCTATCAACGCTTGAAGGGCCGATTCAGGCGATAAAATCAGTCAATGCGATCGCACACTTTACAGACTGGATTCCCGGACATGTACATGACGGCGTGCTTGGATGGGTTGCATTTATGATTATGGCCAGTCTTTTCCATATGGCGCCAAGAATGTACAAAAGAGAGATTTACTCTAAAAAATTAATGGAAGCACAATTTTGGCTTCAAATAACAGCTGTTGTACTTTACTTTACCTCTATGTGGATTGCAGGCATCACGCAAGGAATGATGTGGAGAGCAGTAGATGAGTATGGCAATTTGATGTACAGCTTTATTGATACCGTAGCGGTACTCAATCCGTATTATACAATTAGAGCACTTGCCGGGGTACTTTATCTGACAGGCTTCTTGATGTTTGCATACAACATGTACAAAACGATGACAATTTCTAGAAAACTTGAAGTTGAACCACAATTTAAAAGCCCTATGGCATAA
- a CDS encoding D-alanine--D-alanine ligase, translating to MNVAILFGGSSYEHEISIVSTITMKKVFKKSNLIFIFVSSDRQFYLIDAKDMTSKLFSSGDYKKCKLLTLKKGGFFIDGLFGAKAVTFDVAINLIHGRDGEDGKMASLMTFFNIPFISPRLEASVLSYNKLYTKFFAENLGVKTVPYEYLSKTDERKITTSYPVIIKPVRLGSSIGVSIVKNESELDYALDVAFEFDTDVIVEPFIVGVKEFNQAGCYTNDWELSIVEQPQKEEFLDFEKKYMDFSRDSQVLAADINDALKIKIQENFKKIYHPLFGGAVIRCDFFVIEDEVYLNEINPIPGSMANYLFEDFEEMIYRLASHLPKEKPVTVDYQYIHSIQSAKGKA from the coding sequence ATGAATGTTGCTATTTTGTTTGGCGGATCAAGCTACGAGCATGAGATCAGTATCGTGAGCACGATCACGATGAAAAAGGTTTTTAAAAAAAGTAACTTGATATTTATTTTTGTAAGCAGTGACCGCCAATTTTATCTTATAGATGCCAAGGATATGACCTCAAAACTTTTTTCTTCGGGCGATTACAAAAAATGTAAATTGCTTACACTTAAAAAAGGCGGATTTTTTATCGACGGATTGTTTGGCGCCAAAGCAGTTACTTTTGATGTGGCAATAAATCTGATTCACGGCAGAGACGGAGAAGATGGAAAAATGGCTTCCTTGATGACTTTTTTCAATATCCCATTTATTTCTCCGCGCCTTGAGGCTTCAGTGTTGAGTTATAACAAGCTCTATACCAAGTTCTTCGCAGAAAACCTGGGGGTTAAAACTGTACCCTACGAATATCTTTCAAAAACAGATGAAAGAAAAATAACCACATCATATCCAGTCATCATCAAGCCTGTACGTCTTGGCAGCAGTATTGGTGTAAGTATTGTAAAAAATGAGTCAGAACTTGATTACGCATTGGATGTGGCATTTGAATTTGATACGGATGTTATCGTGGAGCCATTTATTGTTGGCGTAAAAGAGTTTAATCAAGCAGGATGCTATACAAATGACTGGGAACTTTCTATTGTAGAACAGCCTCAAAAAGAAGAGTTCTTGGATTTTGAGAAAAAGTATATGGATTTTTCAAGAGACTCACAAGTGCTTGCTGCAGATATTAATGATGCACTCAAAATAAAGATACAAGAGAATTTTAAAAAGATTTATCATCCGCTTTTTGGAGGTGCAGTAATTCGCTGCGACTTTTTTGTAATTGAAGATGAAGTGTATCTTAATGAGATCAACCCCATACCTGGATCAATGGCTAACTATCTTTTTGAAGATTTTGAAGAGATGATTTATAGACTTGCTTCGCATTTGCCAAAAGAGAAACCTGTTACAGTTGATTATCAATATATTCACTCTATTCAAAGCGCCAAAGGAAAAGCATAA
- a CDS encoding carbamoyl phosphate synthase small subunit, producing the protein MKKVSLYFENGLLLEGKSFGAEGTSVGECVFNTSLTGYQEIATDPSYAGQFVTFTMPEIGNVGCNAQDMESKQAFCAGVIVRSYQDRPSNFRSEESLDILLKKHGVLGITQIDTRYITKVLRQEGAMMMVASTEIHSKDELKNVLAHTPRIEEINYIEQVSTKESYVHKEARYNIEKFDYDIPQTTKKVIALDFGIKRNILNELTHAGMEVTVVPNAMRAEEIIEQFKNKKVDGVFLSNGPGDPLILKEEHEKIRKLIAAKVPLFGICLGHQLLSIAHGYDTFKLPFGHHGGNHPVKNVVSGRVEITAQNHNYNVPENIIEVASVTHINLFDNTIEGLRYNDSPTMSVQHHPEASPGPHESAYVFSEFAKML; encoded by the coding sequence ATGAAAAAAGTGTCGCTTTATTTTGAGAATGGATTGCTCCTGGAAGGCAAAAGTTTTGGAGCAGAGGGTACGTCGGTTGGTGAGTGTGTTTTTAATACTTCTTTAACCGGATATCAGGAGATAGCAACAGATCCTTCTTACGCGGGACAGTTCGTGACGTTTACGATGCCTGAGATAGGAAATGTAGGCTGTAATGCACAGGATATGGAAAGTAAACAGGCATTTTGTGCAGGCGTTATTGTGCGTTCCTACCAAGATAGACCTTCAAATTTCAGATCCGAGGAATCCTTGGATATACTGCTTAAAAAGCATGGTGTTCTTGGCATTACACAGATTGATACACGCTATATTACTAAAGTATTACGCCAGGAAGGCGCGATGATGATGGTTGCCTCTACTGAAATTCACAGCAAAGATGAGCTTAAAAATGTATTGGCACACACGCCGCGCATTGAAGAGATCAACTATATTGAACAAGTAAGCACTAAGGAGTCTTATGTTCATAAAGAGGCCCGCTACAATATCGAAAAATTTGATTACGATATCCCGCAAACAACCAAAAAAGTCATTGCTTTGGATTTTGGCATCAAAAGAAATATTCTCAATGAGTTGACTCATGCAGGCATGGAAGTTACAGTGGTACCCAATGCCATGAGAGCCGAAGAGATTATTGAACAATTTAAGAACAAAAAAGTTGACGGCGTATTTCTTTCCAACGGTCCCGGTGATCCGCTGATCCTAAAAGAAGAACACGAAAAGATCAGAAAACTCATTGCAGCCAAAGTGCCTCTTTTTGGTATTTGTCTAGGGCATCAGCTTCTTTCTATTGCACATGGATACGATACGTTCAAATTGCCGTTTGGTCACCACGGGGGGAACCACCCTGTAAAAAATGTGGTGTCAGGAAGAGTAGAAATCACCGCCCAGAACCATAATTATAATGTTCCTGAAAATATTATTGAAGTGGCATCGGTTACGCATATAAATCTTTTTGACAATACCATAGAAGGGCTTCGCTACAATGATTCACCGACGATGTCGGTACAGCATCACCCCGAGGCAAGCCCGGGACCTCATGAAAGTGCTTATGTGTTCAGTGAATTTGCGAAGATGCTTTAA
- a CDS encoding competence protein, with protein MRLKPQQTGYVATKIGIDLANAPFVKLPKGREAVVEACKAIIDENLKKEQALDAKVKEILDVNSGEIEFQHADERQLFFMIKKKMAPEFGVIMNYDDRYNDLSHQILDELYENYLAEYDVSENQVKNIIFKSFKTFANAYEEIDDIVYSKIKNMKKEIIPGSQDYELLYERLYQEELAKRGML; from the coding sequence ATGAGACTTAAACCACAACAAACAGGATATGTAGCAACCAAAATCGGGATCGACCTGGCCAATGCTCCTTTTGTCAAATTGCCCAAGGGAAGAGAAGCTGTCGTAGAAGCGTGCAAAGCAATCATTGATGAAAATTTGAAAAAAGAACAGGCATTGGATGCCAAAGTCAAAGAGATACTTGATGTCAATAGCGGCGAGATAGAATTTCAGCATGCAGACGAAAGACAACTCTTTTTTATGATCAAAAAGAAAATGGCGCCCGAATTTGGGGTGATCATGAACTATGATGATAGATATAACGATCTTTCTCACCAAATTTTGGATGAGCTTTATGAGAATTATCTGGCAGAATATGATGTGAGTGAAAATCAAGTAAAAAATATCATTTTTAAATCTTTTAAGACCTTCGCAAATGCTTACGAAGAGATAGATGATATTGTCTACAGCAAGATTAAAAACATGAAAAAAGAAATTATCCCTGGTTCTCAGGACTATGAATTGCTCTATGAGAGACTTTATCAAGAAGAACTTGCAAAAAGAGGAATGCTTTAA
- a CDS encoding adenylosuccinate synthase, with translation MSKADLIVGLQWGDEGKGKIVDHMAQTHDYVCRFAGGHNAGHTIVIGDKKYALHLIPSGVLNPKAKNIVGNGVVISPRDFIKEMEQFGNLEGRLFLSDKAHILLPYHALIDQARERMKGDKAIGTTGKGIGPAYGDKIARVGHRLGELLSPDKLTEKIMAYFETNKTIFEAMEVELPSEKVLLGELEGYKAILSPYIVDTTQMMWDILAEDKKVLLEGAQGTMLDIDHGTYPYVTSSTTVSAGACSGLGLSPKDLGKVTGIAKAYCTRVGNGPFPSEDLGEEGDILRKNGHEFGTTTGRPRRCGWFDAVAMRHAVRVNGADQVALMKLDVLDGFNEVKVCVAYEVDGKEIDYVPYDLEDATPVYQSFPGWDKTKGVREFEALPKNAQSYILALEEMIGTKMGIISTSPDRDDTIIR, from the coding sequence ATGAGTAAAGCGGATTTAATTGTAGGACTCCAATGGGGAGACGAAGGAAAAGGAAAGATTGTTGATCATATGGCACAGACACATGATTATGTTTGCCGTTTTGCGGGGGGGCATAATGCCGGTCATACTATTGTTATTGGCGATAAAAAATATGCACTTCATCTTATTCCTTCAGGAGTGCTCAATCCAAAAGCAAAAAATATTGTAGGCAACGGAGTAGTGATTTCTCCTAGGGATTTCATCAAAGAGATGGAGCAGTTTGGAAACCTTGAAGGCAGACTTTTTTTATCAGACAAAGCCCATATTCTGCTGCCATATCATGCACTGATAGACCAAGCAAGAGAGCGCATGAAAGGCGACAAGGCGATTGGTACGACAGGCAAAGGCATCGGTCCGGCTTATGGCGATAAAATAGCCAGGGTAGGGCATAGACTAGGAGAGTTGCTGTCTCCTGATAAGCTCACCGAAAAAATTATGGCATATTTTGAAACCAATAAGACTATTTTTGAAGCAATGGAGGTTGAACTTCCTTCAGAGAAGGTACTTTTAGGGGAACTTGAAGGATATAAAGCCATACTCTCCCCTTATATTGTAGATACAACACAGATGATGTGGGATATATTGGCCGAAGACAAAAAGGTATTGCTCGAAGGAGCGCAAGGTACGATGCTTGATATTGATCATGGCACTTATCCTTATGTGACTTCTTCGACGACAGTCAGTGCAGGCGCCTGTTCGGGCCTTGGATTAAGCCCTAAAGATTTAGGTAAGGTGACGGGTATCGCTAAAGCGTATTGTACGAGAGTAGGAAATGGACCTTTTCCGAGTGAAGATTTGGGTGAAGAAGGCGATATTCTCCGTAAAAACGGACACGAGTTTGGTACCACTACCGGAAGACCAAGAAGATGCGGCTGGTTCGATGCGGTAGCAATGCGTCATGCAGTGCGAGTCAATGGTGCAGACCAGGTTGCACTGATGAAGCTGGATGTGCTTGACGGTTTTAATGAAGTGAAAGTATGTGTAGCCTATGAAGTGGATGGAAAAGAGATTGATTATGTGCCTTATGACCTTGAAGATGCAACCCCTGTATATCAAAGTTTTCCAGGATGGGATAAGACCAAGGGTGTGAGAGAGTTTGAAGCCTTGCCGAAAAATGCACAATCGTATATTTTGGCGCTCGAAGAGATGATAGGGACAAAGATGGGGATTATATCAACAAGTCCTGATCGTGATGACACTATCATTCGGTAG